The Listeria swaminathanii genome has a window encoding:
- a CDS encoding DUF72 domain-containing protein, with product MVTIGLTGWSDHDSLLQTKKLTLADYAAHFPVVEVDTSFYAIPSPRTTANWAAQTPDDFRFVIKAFSAMTKHKEWSQYFDSENAMYTAYMDMIAPISETGKLQATLFQFPPYFNCTKENVTYLKYIASKMGDLPLAVEFRHNSWYNEQNTEKTLDLLRELGFVHTVVDEPQVGAGSVPIVLRETNSDMTLVRLHGRNQYGWMKANSPEWREVRTLYRYNEEEINEWAKYVEHLQKLSKEVVVIFNNNSGGDAADNAKHLQKALQVEFQGLAPMQMDLFSE from the coding sequence ATGGTTACAATCGGGTTAACTGGATGGAGTGATCATGATTCTTTGTTGCAAACGAAAAAATTAACTTTGGCTGATTATGCGGCACATTTTCCTGTGGTGGAGGTTGATACGAGTTTTTATGCGATTCCTTCTCCGCGAACAACGGCAAACTGGGCGGCGCAAACTCCGGATGATTTTCGTTTTGTGATTAAGGCTTTTTCGGCGATGACGAAACATAAGGAATGGTCGCAGTATTTTGATAGTGAAAATGCGATGTATACGGCTTATATGGATATGATTGCGCCGATAAGTGAAACGGGGAAACTACAGGCGACTTTATTTCAATTTCCGCCGTATTTTAATTGTACGAAAGAAAATGTGACTTATTTAAAATATATTGCGTCGAAAATGGGCGATTTGCCACTAGCGGTTGAGTTTCGCCATAATTCTTGGTATAACGAGCAAAATACGGAAAAGACGCTGGATTTGTTGCGCGAATTAGGCTTTGTTCATACAGTTGTCGATGAGCCGCAAGTCGGGGCGGGTAGCGTGCCGATTGTGCTTCGCGAGACGAATAGCGATATGACATTAGTAAGGCTTCACGGTCGAAATCAGTACGGCTGGATGAAAGCTAACAGTCCTGAGTGGCGCGAGGTTCGCACGCTTTACCGTTACAATGAAGAGGAAATTAACGAATGGGCTAAATACGTGGAACATTTGCAAAAGTTGTCCAAAGAAGTTGTCGTGATTTTTAATAATAACAGCGGCGGGGATGCGGCTGATAATGCGAAACATTTACAAAAGGCACTCCAAGTCGAGTTTCAAGGCTTGGCTCCGATGCAAATGGATTTATTTTCTGAATAA
- a CDS encoding DUF1634 domain-containing protein, whose protein sequence is MAEKKEEMYRVELIVSALLRIGVVLSAIIIVFGLVMLFITGESGYPGETYPTSLTAIFSGLGTLKPYAIMMFGLFCLILTPVLRVVVSLFTFLKEKDYLYVGITGIVLIILVISFFIGIKA, encoded by the coding sequence ATGGCAGAGAAAAAAGAAGAAATGTACCGCGTGGAGCTAATTGTTAGCGCGCTGCTACGAATCGGTGTTGTCCTCAGTGCAATTATTATTGTTTTCGGCCTTGTTATGCTATTTATCACCGGGGAAAGTGGCTATCCTGGGGAAACTTATCCGACCTCGCTTACGGCGATTTTCAGCGGGCTAGGGACTCTTAAACCATACGCGATTATGATGTTTGGCCTCTTTTGCTTAATTTTAACGCCAGTCCTTCGTGTCGTTGTATCGTTATTTACTTTTTTGAAGGAAAAAGATTACTTGTACGTTGGGATAACTGGGATTGTATTGATTATTTTAGTTATCAGCTTTTTCATTGGGATAAAAGCATAA
- a CDS encoding sulfite exporter TauE/SafE family protein, with amino-acid sequence MDITQTVEILLISVFAGVVGSLLGLGGGIIVTPALTLIFGIDIQYAIGASIISVIATSSGSAIAYIKDGITNLRVGMFLEIATTIGAITGAFVSGLLSATALYIIFGLLLLYSAFNMIKKVGTEFPTNVKPDPLATKLNLHDSYYDKSLRQTVDYQVANVPAGFGVMYGAGIASGLLGIGSGAFKVMALDVFMKMPLKVSSATSNLMMGVTAAASATVYLFQGDIQPAIAAPVAIGVLVGATLGTRIMQRLKSKVIRIIFIPVILYVAFQMILEGLGWI; translated from the coding sequence TTGGATATTACGCAAACAGTCGAAATTCTTTTAATCTCTGTTTTTGCAGGGGTTGTAGGCTCTTTGCTTGGACTTGGTGGTGGAATTATCGTGACGCCTGCCTTGACACTTATTTTCGGGATTGATATTCAATATGCGATTGGTGCAAGTATTATTTCCGTTATCGCCACAAGTAGTGGCTCCGCAATTGCTTATATCAAAGACGGCATTACGAACCTTCGTGTCGGGATGTTTCTCGAAATTGCCACAACAATTGGTGCAATCACCGGGGCTTTCGTCAGCGGACTGCTCTCGGCCACGGCACTCTACATCATCTTCGGACTTTTACTTCTTTATTCTGCGTTCAACATGATTAAAAAGGTCGGGACAGAATTTCCTACCAATGTGAAACCAGACCCACTCGCAACCAAACTAAACTTACATGATTCATATTACGATAAATCTTTACGGCAGACAGTTGATTATCAAGTGGCAAACGTCCCTGCTGGTTTTGGTGTGATGTACGGTGCCGGAATCGCAAGTGGTTTACTTGGAATCGGTAGTGGCGCATTTAAAGTAATGGCACTTGATGTCTTTATGAAAATGCCGCTTAAAGTAAGTAGCGCAACGAGTAATTTAATGATGGGCGTAACCGCGGCGGCCAGTGCAACTGTATATCTTTTCCAAGGTGACATCCAGCCTGCGATTGCGGCTCCAGTTGCGATTGGCGTACTTGTCGGTGCAACACTTGGAACACGCATTATGCAACGTTTAAAAAGCAAAGTTATTCGGATTATTTTTATTCCCGTCATTTTATATGTTGCCTTCCAAATGATTTTAGAAGGATTGGGGTGGATTTAA